The Panicum hallii strain FIL2 chromosome 9, PHallii_v3.1, whole genome shotgun sequence genome has a window encoding:
- the LOC112878220 gene encoding uncharacterized protein LOC112878220, whose amino-acid sequence MLQRPKYNNSDPDAVEFFGECMKSSKNGRTPLANEIYERMVAEKDREPEEGEEKKSPTKIVDETLSEISRSSTFLPNIGAPRPSKNAQSSSTAAQARIRAEFEATLQAEREEAARKREELQAQLQAQQDALEENQNLLRQTQEEVRGMTSRFEETNALLRAVLRLQKD is encoded by the exons ATGCTGCAGAGGCCTAAGTACAACAACAGCGATCCAGATGCTGTAGAGTTCTTTGGGGAATGTATGAAAAGTTCCAAAAATGGTCGCACTCCTCTTGCCAATGAAATATAT GAACGGATGGTGGCAGAGAAGGATAGAGAgccagaagaaggagaagaaaaaaaatctccCACCAAGATTGTTGATGAAACTCTTAGCGAGATCAGCCGCTCATCCACATTTCTTCCTAACATTGGTGCCCCTCGACCATCAAAGAATGCTCAGTCCTCATCAACAGCAGCACAAGCACGCATCCGAGCTGAGTTTGAGGCAACCCTCCAAGCTGAAAGAGAGGAAGCTGCTAGGAAGCGGGAAGAGTTGCAGGCACAACTTCAAGCTCAGCAGGACGCACTTGAAGAAAACCAAAACTTGCTGCGGCAGACCCAAGAGGAAGTGAGGGGGATGACTAGCAGGTTTGAGGAGACTAATGCGCTGCTGCGAGCTGTCCTGAGACTTCAGAAAGATTGA